The proteins below are encoded in one region of Chitinophagales bacterium:
- a CDS encoding arylsulfatase: protein MKKTPLIATIFLLIVQAALGQSSASQPEAKRPNIVIIVADDMGYSDMGMFGSEIKTPNLDKLASYGVRFTNFYTHASCSPSRSMLLSGVDTHLNGLGNMDEWTAPNQEGKPGYEGNLNNNVVTIAQLLKDAGYHTYMVGKWHLGKSPDKIPAARGFERDFTLLDGMGSYWDMTNMTALVPNSLFTEDGKYLTKLPKHYYATKTYTDKLIGFIDANHNDGKPFFAYVSHQAPHDPYHLPRDWRDRHVGQYDIGWDVVRDQRLKREKELGIISDSADLAERMWFVPDYSLLAPAARALVGRKMELYAGLVENMDFHIGRLIDHLKEIGEFDNTVFIVFGDNGAEGNDLGAMIAGTPGTRDYLYFASKWSNNNPNAWGDPGSYVGYGPGWAQVSMTPFSQYKGWLGEGGIHNALIVSGPVVKRDKGSINNGLMSVADIMPTLLDIAGASYPKTYNGKELPPLIGKSWLKMLSSEVQSPRSPRDYLAWELFGNRAVRQGDWKLRWEYSPLGKSDWELHNLATDPAERKDLASSNPEKVKEMIMLWNDYVKNNNVILPDRSPFEGLYDVLPARFPVDEGYPPLVNKRQYVPPKEMMADPKK, encoded by the coding sequence ATGAAAAAGACTCCTTTAATTGCGACTATATTTTTATTGATTGTACAAGCTGCCCTTGGTCAATCTTCAGCTTCGCAACCGGAAGCGAAGAGACCCAATATCGTAATCATTGTGGCTGATGACATGGGCTACTCAGATATGGGCATGTTTGGCAGCGAGATCAAGACACCCAATCTCGATAAGCTGGCATCATACGGTGTGCGGTTCACCAATTTCTATACCCATGCAAGTTGTTCGCCTTCCCGTTCGATGCTGCTGTCAGGAGTGGATACTCATCTCAATGGTCTCGGCAACATGGACGAATGGACCGCTCCCAACCAGGAGGGAAAACCGGGCTATGAAGGAAATCTCAACAACAATGTTGTCACGATTGCACAGTTATTGAAAGACGCCGGTTATCACACCTACATGGTGGGCAAATGGCACTTGGGAAAATCACCGGATAAAATTCCGGCCGCCCGCGGCTTTGAACGCGATTTCACTCTGCTCGATGGCATGGGAAGTTATTGGGACATGACCAATATGACGGCGCTTGTCCCCAATTCTCTTTTTACTGAAGACGGAAAGTATCTCACCAAACTTCCGAAGCATTACTACGCCACAAAAACCTATACTGACAAGCTCATTGGTTTCATTGATGCAAACCATAATGACGGAAAACCATTCTTTGCTTACGTTTCTCATCAGGCGCCTCACGATCCTTATCACCTCCCGCGCGATTGGCGCGACAGGCATGTAGGGCAATATGATATCGGGTGGGATGTGGTACGGGACCAGCGTTTAAAAAGAGAGAAAGAACTCGGCATCATATCAGACTCGGCCGACCTGGCTGAGCGCATGTGGTTCGTGCCTGATTATTCATTGCTTGCTCCGGCTGCAAGAGCCCTGGTCGGTAGAAAAATGGAACTATATGCCGGACTGGTGGAGAATATGGATTTTCATATCGGTCGCCTCATTGATCACTTAAAAGAAATCGGAGAATTCGATAATACCGTGTTCATTGTTTTCGGCGACAATGGTGCAGAAGGAAATGATCTTGGAGCCATGATTGCCGGCACACCCGGAACACGCGACTATCTCTATTTCGCCAGCAAGTGGTCAAACAACAATCCCAATGCCTGGGGCGATCCGGGATCGTACGTTGGCTATGGCCCGGGTTGGGCACAGGTTTCCATGACGCCCTTCAGCCAGTATAAAGGATGGCTCGGCGAAGGAGGAATACATAATGCGCTTATTGTAAGTGGTCCGGTAGTCAAACGCGATAAGGGCAGCATAAACAATGGACTCATGTCAGTCGCTGACATCATGCCCACGCTTCTGGATATTGCCGGGGCATCGTATCCTAAGACCTATAATGGAAAAGAGTTACCGCCGCTTATCGGTAAATCATGGCTGAAGATGCTATCAAGTGAAGTTCAGTCACCCCGATCACCGCGGGATTACTTAGCGTGGGAGCTTTTCGGCAACCGCGCAGTGAGGCAAGGCGACTGGAAATTACGATGGGAATACAGCCCGCTTGGCAAATCTGACTGGGAACTGCACAATCTCGCCACCGATCCTGCAGAACGGAAAGACCTTGCATCTTCCAATCCTGAAAAAGTAAAAGAGATGATTATGCTGTGGAACGATTATGTGAAGAACAACAATGTCATTCTCCCCGACCGTTCACCGTTCGAAGGGCTTTATGATGTGTTGCCTGCACGGTTCCCCGTAGATGAAGGATACCCGCCACTGGTGAACAAGCGACAGTATGTGCCACCTAAAGAAATGATGGCTGATCCAAAGAAATAA
- a CDS encoding adenosylcobalamin-dependent ribonucleoside-diphosphate reductase, whose amino-acid sequence MSATLTLNKGENIITGTVYSYDEVLHAAIEYFHGDELAATTWMNKYAVKDAKGHYYELTPDDMHRRMAREFGKMEMLFAEKYQAGAAAAHLSAYGKKRELLSEDKIYEYFRRFSYIIPQGSVMGVLGNQTMVASLSNCVVLPEIYDSYGGIFFTDQQLAQLFKRRCGVGIDISSIRPAGAPVLNAAGTTTGAVSFMERFSNTTREVAQHGRRGALMITMDITHPDVEYFITAKQDLAKITGANVSVRLSDEFMHAVAEDGDFTHRWPIDAPNPKYTKTVRARELWETIITCAHKTAEPGLIFWDRQHKYSTSSVYPGYKNVSTNPCSEIAMQGGDSCRLIALNLFSFVENPFTPQASFNYKKLYEVTYEAQRLSDDLVELELQHIDRILEKVASDPEPDYIKDVEIRTWKLLQEQGRKGRRTGLGFTALGDAIAALGLPFDSAPALKVIDEMQKTKCMAEFDSSVDMSIERGSFEGFKPETENTSEFVQMLQQEMPELYARMMHFGRRNISLSTVAPTGTLSILAQTSSGIEPVYMLSYKRRRKVNPNDKNQRVDFVDAMGDPWQEFEVYHPKLKMWMEITGQKDLKKSPYYGSTAPEIDWIKRVEIQSVVQKYITHSISSTINLPNDVSVEKVGEIYLEAWKHGLKGITVYRDGSRSGVLIANDDKSKKSSADEVLTSNAPKRPKVLEADVLRFMNGNEKWSAVVGLLKGKPYEIFTGVVNEDSILLPNYVDKGWVIKTRLEDKTTRYDFQYIDRAGYKVTIEGLSRSFEQEFWNYAKLISGVLRHGMPLPHVIDLIENLDLKAESLNTWKAGVERALKKYIEDGTPAVDKQCPECGDLTGLVYEEGCLVCKSCGSSKCG is encoded by the coding sequence ATGTCAGCAACCCTCACCTTGAACAAAGGAGAAAACATTATCACCGGCACTGTTTATTCCTATGATGAAGTACTGCATGCAGCCATTGAATATTTCCATGGCGATGAACTCGCCGCTACCACGTGGATGAATAAATATGCAGTGAAGGATGCAAAAGGTCATTACTATGAACTGACACCGGATGACATGCACCGGAGGATGGCGCGTGAGTTTGGAAAAATGGAAATGCTGTTTGCAGAAAAGTATCAGGCCGGCGCGGCAGCAGCACACCTGTCTGCCTATGGAAAAAAACGCGAACTGCTCAGTGAGGATAAAATCTATGAATACTTCCGGCGCTTCAGCTACATTATTCCACAGGGCAGTGTGATGGGCGTTTTAGGTAATCAAACCATGGTAGCATCACTGAGCAACTGCGTGGTATTACCTGAAATTTATGATTCCTACGGTGGTATATTCTTTACTGATCAGCAGCTTGCACAATTGTTTAAACGCCGCTGCGGAGTGGGAATTGATATTTCCAGCATCCGTCCTGCCGGCGCACCTGTGTTGAATGCCGCCGGAACAACCACCGGAGCCGTTTCATTCATGGAACGATTCTCCAATACTACCCGCGAAGTGGCACAGCATGGCCGTCGTGGTGCGCTGATGATTACCATGGATATCACGCATCCCGATGTGGAATATTTTATCACAGCCAAGCAGGATCTTGCAAAGATCACCGGCGCCAATGTTTCTGTAAGGCTGAGTGATGAATTTATGCATGCAGTTGCTGAAGACGGCGACTTCACACATCGCTGGCCGATCGATGCACCGAATCCAAAATACACAAAGACTGTACGTGCCCGCGAGCTTTGGGAAACCATCATCACCTGCGCACATAAAACGGCGGAACCCGGATTGATTTTCTGGGACCGGCAGCACAAGTATTCCACTTCCTCCGTTTATCCCGGTTATAAAAATGTCTCCACCAATCCCTGCAGCGAAATCGCCATGCAGGGCGGAGACAGCTGCCGTTTGATTGCGCTCAATCTTTTTTCATTTGTAGAAAATCCGTTTACGCCGCAGGCAAGTTTCAATTATAAAAAGCTGTATGAAGTTACGTATGAAGCACAACGGCTGAGCGATGATTTAGTGGAACTGGAATTACAACACATAGACCGCATCCTTGAAAAAGTAGCCAGCGATCCCGAACCGGATTACATTAAAGACGTGGAAATACGCACGTGGAAATTGTTGCAGGAACAGGGAAGAAAGGGCCGCCGCACTGGTTTGGGATTTACTGCACTCGGAGATGCGATTGCCGCACTGGGCCTGCCCTTTGATTCAGCACCTGCATTGAAAGTTATTGATGAAATGCAGAAGACCAAATGTATGGCTGAATTTGACAGCTCAGTGGATATGTCCATTGAACGCGGTTCATTTGAGGGATTCAAACCGGAAACAGAAAACACTTCTGAATTCGTGCAGATGCTGCAGCAGGAGATGCCGGAACTCTATGCACGCATGATGCACTTCGGCAGACGGAATATTTCATTGAGTACCGTGGCACCTACCGGCACACTCAGCATCCTGGCGCAAACATCGTCGGGCATTGAACCGGTGTATATGCTCAGCTATAAGCGCCGCCGCAAGGTGAATCCGAATGATAAAAATCAGCGGGTGGATTTTGTAGATGCTATGGGCGATCCCTGGCAGGAGTTTGAAGTGTATCATCCCAAACTCAAAATGTGGATGGAAATTACCGGGCAGAAAGACCTTAAAAAATCTCCTTACTACGGCAGTACTGCACCGGAAATTGACTGGATCAAACGTGTGGAGATTCAAAGCGTGGTGCAGAAATATATCACCCATTCCATTTCTTCCACTATCAATTTACCGAATGATGTATCCGTTGAAAAAGTTGGCGAGATCTACCTGGAAGCATGGAAACACGGGTTGAAAGGCATCACTGTTTACCGCGACGGCTCCCGTTCCGGTGTGTTGATTGCCAATGACGATAAGAGTAAAAAATCGTCTGCTGATGAAGTGCTGACTTCTAATGCACCCAAGCGTCCGAAAGTTTTAGAAGCAGATGTTTTGCGCTTCATGAATGGCAATGAAAAATGGAGTGCCGTAGTGGGTTTGCTGAAAGGAAAACCGTATGAGATATTTACCGGTGTCGTGAATGAAGACTCCATCCTGCTGCCCAACTACGTTGACAAAGGCTGGGTGATCAAAACAAGGCTTGAAGATAAAACCACACGTTACGATTTTCAGTACATTGACCGTGCAGGGTATAAAGTGACGATTGAAGGGCTCTCCCGTTCCTTCGAGCAGGAATTCTGGAATTATGCGAAGCTCATCTCCGGCGTGCTGCGACATGGCATGCCTTTACCGCATGTGATTGACCTTATTGAAAACCTCGACCTGAAGGCCGAATCGCTCAACACCTGGAAAGCCGGCGTTGAACGTGCCCTCAAAAAATATATTGAAGACGGCACCCCGGCCGTTGACAAACAATGCCCTGAATGCGGCGATCTTACAGGACTGGTGTATGAGGAAGGGTGTTTGGTTTGTAAGAGTTGCGGGTCATCTAAATGCGGGTGA
- a CDS encoding PadR family transcriptional regulator — MNIENTQAQMRKGILEFCILSIIGNDEECYASEILNRMKRAKLIVVEGTLYPLLTRLKNDGYLSYQWVESKSGPPRKYYKLTGLGEKFLEELRKTWDELVLAVDLTTQKTETTPSSQTTQIESNNE, encoded by the coding sequence ATGAACATCGAGAACACACAAGCCCAAATGCGAAAAGGCATCCTCGAGTTTTGCATTCTTTCCATCATAGGCAATGATGAAGAGTGCTATGCTTCGGAGATACTTAACCGCATGAAGAGGGCTAAACTGATCGTGGTGGAAGGAACGCTGTATCCACTGCTCACCCGTCTGAAAAACGACGGCTATCTCAGCTACCAATGGGTTGAATCAAAATCGGGACCACCCAGGAAATACTACAAGCTCACCGGGCTCGGGGAAAAATTCCTCGAAGAGCTCAGAAAAACCTGGGATGAGTTGGTGCTCGCCGTAGACCTCACCACCCAAAAGACTGAAACAACCCCATCTTCTCAAACAACTCAAATCGAATCAAACAATGAATAA
- a CDS encoding PspC domain-containing protein, whose amino-acid sequence MNKTVTINLSGIVFHIDENAYELLKKYLEKLKAHFSTTQGKEEIIADIESRLAEMFTERNADASKVIMATDVEQVILAMGKPEELSGNEEEEQNQKSAPQPDQTIYYENGRKRFFRNPDDKVLGGVCSGISAYFDIDPIYLRLVFGLSVIFAGTGILLYIILWFIIPEAKTTSDKLLMRGERVNIATIEKNVREEMESLKKRGEVLAGELSSDEMKHRVRSSSQKVGDFIGDVLRAFGKFIAGVFGLVITIFSIAVLVGLTIAIFSGIGVFSFAVPHEITNMVLTNSQLWWLVIGGILAIGIPFTLLLLNGLKILFKVKLNLRMIGAVMAGLWLVGIAICILTGIRIASEYQRSATIKQSIKISSVATGPLVLRSNTGQWDDAFRQDEAIQFGDLFILDASADSVMNRMVHLDIEQSENDSVYLVSTLYSRGKTYDEAKQLADDIHYNYRVNDSVILFPKYFNLSIASKFRGQHVKMVLKLPVGKSVVLDKSLEGMLDDVSNVTDTWDWDMLGHEWKMTKDGLECNQCPGISDKDGETHTEQKIKIDSGGIEIKTL is encoded by the coding sequence ATGAATAAAACCGTAACCATCAACCTCAGTGGAATAGTATTTCACATTGATGAAAATGCATACGAGCTGTTGAAAAAATACCTGGAGAAACTCAAAGCTCATTTCTCCACCACGCAAGGCAAAGAAGAAATCATTGCCGACATCGAAAGCCGGCTGGCTGAAATGTTTACCGAGCGCAATGCCGATGCCAGTAAAGTAATCATGGCAACTGATGTGGAACAGGTGATTCTGGCCATGGGTAAACCGGAAGAACTTTCCGGCAACGAGGAGGAGGAACAAAACCAAAAGAGTGCTCCGCAACCCGATCAAACCATCTATTATGAAAACGGCCGCAAACGGTTCTTCCGCAATCCGGATGACAAAGTACTGGGTGGTGTATGTTCCGGCATCAGTGCTTACTTTGATATTGACCCGATTTACCTGCGCCTGGTATTCGGGTTATCCGTCATTTTTGCCGGTACCGGCATATTACTGTATATCATCCTGTGGTTCATCATCCCGGAAGCAAAAACCACTTCCGACAAATTGCTCATGCGCGGGGAGCGCGTGAATATTGCCACGATAGAAAAAAATGTACGGGAAGAAATGGAAAGCCTGAAGAAGCGGGGGGAGGTCTTAGCCGGTGAACTTTCCTCGGATGAAATGAAGCACCGCGTGAGATCATCATCGCAGAAAGTTGGTGATTTTATCGGTGACGTTTTAAGAGCATTCGGGAAATTTATCGCCGGCGTATTCGGTCTTGTCATTACCATCTTCAGCATCGCCGTTCTGGTTGGCTTAACCATAGCCATTTTCAGCGGGATTGGTGTCTTCAGTTTTGCCGTACCTCATGAGATCACCAATATGGTGCTTACCAATTCTCAATTATGGTGGCTGGTTATCGGAGGCATCCTGGCTATTGGTATTCCTTTCACGCTGTTGTTGTTGAACGGGTTGAAAATTCTTTTCAAAGTGAAGCTGAACCTGCGCATGATTGGTGCCGTCATGGCCGGCCTGTGGCTGGTAGGTATTGCGATATGTATTCTGACCGGCATCAGAATCGCAAGTGAATATCAGCGCTCAGCTACGATTAAACAGAGTATTAAAATCAGCAGCGTCGCAACCGGCCCGCTGGTGCTCAGATCAAATACGGGACAATGGGATGATGCATTCAGACAGGATGAAGCCATTCAGTTCGGAGACCTTTTCATCCTTGATGCAAGTGCCGACTCCGTAATGAACCGGATGGTACATCTTGACATCGAACAGAGCGAGAATGATTCTGTTTACCTGGTTTCCACGCTTTATTCACGTGGCAAGACCTATGATGAAGCAAAGCAACTCGCTGATGACATTCATTACAATTACCGGGTGAATGATTCGGTGATCCTGTTCCCAAAATATTTCAACCTGAGTATTGCTTCCAAATTCCGCGGACAGCATGTGAAGATGGTTTTGAAATTACCGGTCGGTAAATCGGTGGTGCTGGATAAATCGCTCGAAGGCATGCTGGATGATGTATCAAATGTTACAGACACCTGGGACTGGGATATGCTGGGACATGAGTGGAAAATGACGAAAGATGGATTGGAGTGTAACCAATGCCCGGGAATCAGCGACAAAGATGGAGAAACACATACAGAGCAGAAGATTAAAATCGACTCTGGCGGAATTGAAATCAAGACCCTTTAA
- a CDS encoding T9SS type A sorting domain-containing protein produces MKRPLLSVVIILAVLLFAKPSSAQRYFEEVFSSTTFTGPVVYGQNYGVLTGVPALQPLVMDVYQPDGDTAQARPLVIYLHTGSFLPLLINGTATGDRHDSATVEMCKQFARRGYVAASMDYRLGWNPVGATQDIRTGTLLMAVYRSIQDAKTCVRYFKMDAKVQGNTYKVDTNRIMLVGQGSGGYVCLAYATLDKTAEIQLLKFIAAETDLSYGFVAGQPYVNQALWGDYDGLGGLTGFNQPNWPQYGNDVNMVVNMGGAIGDSSWLEAGDVPMVCFHVTNDPFAPYGNGNVIVPTTGQFVVYVSGSREVVRMANQFGNNDVFDIPYNDPYTTRANQVNEGFEGLFPFILPDPSIIIPGNPFHGQAGPWEWWDSIALQTVAPAYGVPAANVAVIYQNAFLTNPDASKAKGLAYIDSIQGYLAPRVVQSMQLPGFISGVQTPDVFASDVKMFPNPAVTSFVLQLDDPRLKISYVRLYDMAGRLVADVKNINSAQVSINREGLVNGLYLVKIGLDNKEIQGKLLFE; encoded by the coding sequence ATGAAAAGACCATTACTATCTGTTGTCATAATTCTTGCTGTTCTGCTGTTTGCAAAACCCTCTTCGGCACAGCGCTATTTTGAAGAAGTATTTTCCTCCACCACTTTTACCGGTCCTGTTGTGTATGGACAAAACTATGGTGTGCTGACAGGTGTGCCTGCCTTACAGCCATTGGTGATGGATGTTTATCAGCCTGATGGTGATACAGCACAAGCACGTCCACTGGTGATTTACCTTCATACCGGCAGCTTTCTTCCCTTATTGATCAATGGTACTGCAACTGGCGATCGTCACGACAGTGCCACAGTAGAAATGTGCAAACAGTTTGCCCGCCGTGGCTATGTTGCCGCTTCCATGGATTACCGGTTGGGATGGAATCCGGTTGGTGCCACACAGGATATCCGTACCGGCACTTTGCTCATGGCTGTGTATCGTTCGATACAGGATGCTAAAACTTGCGTACGCTATTTTAAGATGGATGCAAAAGTGCAGGGCAATACTTATAAAGTTGACACCAACAGAATCATGCTCGTGGGCCAGGGTTCAGGTGGTTACGTCTGCCTGGCTTATGCAACACTCGACAAAACAGCTGAAATTCAATTGTTGAAGTTTATTGCCGCCGAGACGGATTTGAGTTACGGATTTGTTGCAGGCCAGCCTTATGTAAACCAGGCGCTCTGGGGTGACTATGATGGCCTTGGCGGATTGACAGGATTTAACCAACCCAACTGGCCACAATACGGGAACGATGTGAATATGGTAGTGAACATGGGTGGCGCTATTGGCGATTCCAGCTGGCTGGAAGCCGGAGACGTTCCAATGGTTTGTTTTCATGTTACCAATGATCCGTTTGCGCCGTATGGAAATGGTAATGTAATCGTTCCTACAACGGGGCAATTTGTGGTATATGTCAGTGGCAGCCGCGAAGTAGTCCGCATGGCCAATCAGTTCGGAAACAACGATGTCTTCGATATTCCTTACAACGATCCTTATACCACCCGCGCCAACCAGGTGAATGAAGGGTTTGAAGGGTTGTTCCCATTCATCCTGCCGGATCCTTCCATCATCATTCCGGGCAATCCTTTCCATGGGCAGGCCGGACCATGGGAATGGTGGGATTCCATCGCCCTGCAAACGGTAGCACCTGCATACGGAGTGCCTGCAGCAAATGTGGCCGTGATTTATCAAAATGCTTTTCTCACCAATCCTGACGCATCAAAAGCAAAAGGTCTCGCTTACATTGATTCGATACAGGGATACCTTGCACCAAGGGTAGTGCAGTCTATGCAGCTGCCCGGCTTCATCAGCGGTGTTCAGACACCCGATGTTTTCGCTTCGGATGTGAAGATGTTCCCTAATCCGGCCGTTACCTCTTTTGTATTGCAACTGGATGATCCCAGGCTAAAAATCAGTTATGTTCGGCTCTATGATATGGCAGGACGCCTCGTGGCGGATGTTAAAAATATCAATAGCGCACAGGTTAGCATCAACCGCGAAGGATTGGTGAACGGACTTTACCTCGTGAAAATCGGATTGGATAACAAGGAAATTCAGGGCAAACTGCTGTTTGAATAA
- the serS gene encoding serine--tRNA ligase — protein sequence MLTLQYLRSNSASAIQRLAKKHFDAKDIIGKIISLDADRRQTQAQLDQLLGQSNALSKEIGQLFSQGKKEAAEEKRTLSIQYRDDAKKLEEKLKATEDQLQQLLVRLPNLPNELVPEGKTPEDNVVVREGGMMPVLPEDAKPHWELASKYDIIDFETGNKVTGAGFPFYKGKGAKLQRALISFFLDNAMAAGYTEYQPPLLVNADTGFGTGQLPDKDGQMYFVSEDGFYLIPTAEVPVTNIYRDMLVKEEQLPIKMTAYSQCFRREAGSYGKDVRGLNRLHQFDKVEIVRINHPETSYAALDEMVAHVEGLVKKLELPYRILRLCGGDMSFASALTYDFEVYCAAQKKWLEVSSVSNFETFQTSRMKLRFKDKDGKIQLAHTLNGSALALPRIVATLLENNQTADGIKMPAALIPYTGWQLID from the coding sequence ATGCTTACCCTTCAATATCTCAGGAGTAATTCAGCATCGGCCATTCAGCGCCTTGCAAAAAAACATTTCGATGCAAAGGATATCATCGGGAAAATTATCTCCCTCGATGCCGACCGCAGGCAAACGCAGGCGCAGTTAGATCAGTTACTGGGACAATCCAATGCACTATCGAAAGAAATAGGGCAGTTATTCTCACAGGGCAAAAAGGAAGCTGCAGAAGAAAAGCGCACCCTTTCCATTCAATACCGCGATGATGCAAAAAAACTGGAAGAGAAACTGAAAGCAACGGAAGATCAGTTGCAGCAATTGCTTGTCCGGCTTCCCAACTTACCGAATGAACTGGTGCCGGAAGGAAAAACACCGGAAGATAATGTGGTTGTCCGCGAAGGCGGCATGATGCCGGTATTGCCTGAAGATGCAAAACCACATTGGGAGCTGGCTTCAAAATATGACATCATCGATTTTGAAACAGGAAACAAAGTGACCGGTGCGGGATTTCCCTTTTATAAAGGCAAGGGTGCAAAACTGCAGCGTGCGCTGATTTCCTTTTTCCTTGACAATGCCATGGCTGCCGGCTATACTGAATATCAGCCGCCACTGCTGGTGAATGCCGACACCGGCTTTGGCACCGGTCAATTGCCTGATAAAGACGGTCAGATGTACTTCGTCAGTGAAGATGGATTTTACCTGATACCTACCGCAGAAGTTCCTGTTACAAATATCTACCGCGACATGTTGGTGAAGGAAGAACAGCTGCCCATTAAGATGACTGCTTACTCTCAATGTTTCCGGCGCGAAGCAGGATCCTATGGCAAAGATGTACGCGGCCTGAACCGGTTGCATCAGTTTGATAAGGTGGAAATTGTCCGCATCAATCATCCGGAAACTTCTTATGCGGCATTGGATGAAATGGTTGCACATGTAGAGGGGCTGGTAAAAAAATTGGAACTGCCTTACCGCATATTAAGACTGTGCGGCGGTGACATGAGTTTCGCATCTGCACTCACTTATGATTTTGAAGTGTATTGCGCCGCACAAAAAAAATGGCTTGAAGTGAGCAGCGTTTCCAACTTCGAAACATTTCAGACAAGCCGCATGAAGCTGCGGTTTAAAGACAAGGATGGTAAAATTCAGCTGGCCCACACACTCAATGGCAGCGCACTCGCATTGCCGCGCATCGTTGCTACCCTGCTGGAAAACAACCAGACTGCCGATGGCATTAAAATGCCGGCAGCATTGATTCCATATACCGGATGGCAATTGATTGACTGA
- the mce gene encoding methylmalonyl-CoA epimerase, protein MEKIEHIGIAVKDLATANETYGKLLGVQHYKTEVVTSEKVTTSFFRIGENKIELLVSNDPDGVIARFIEKKGEGIHHIAYAVDNIREEMKRLKSEGFVLLNEEPKIGADNKLVCFVHPKNTHGVLMELCQEIR, encoded by the coding sequence ATGGAAAAAATAGAGCATATCGGCATCGCGGTGAAAGACCTTGCTACAGCCAATGAAACGTATGGTAAATTATTAGGTGTTCAGCACTATAAAACGGAGGTGGTTACCAGTGAAAAAGTCACCACTTCTTTTTTCCGGATCGGCGAAAACAAGATTGAGCTGCTTGTCTCCAATGACCCGGATGGTGTTATCGCGCGGTTTATTGAAAAGAAAGGAGAAGGCATTCATCACATTGCCTATGCGGTGGACAATATCCGTGAAGAAATGAAGCGCCTTAAATCGGAAGGCTTTGTATTGCTGAATGAAGAACCTAAAATAGGCGCCGACAATAAACTCGTTTGCTTTGTACATCCGAAAAATACGCATGGTGTCTTGATGGAATTATGCCAGGAAATCAGGTGA